In one window of Coleofasciculaceae cyanobacterium DNA:
- a CDS encoding diflavin flavoprotein: MVALTDINQNSKSTARLTLQITEIAPETNAIRCLDWDRDRFDVEFGLQNGTTYNSFIIQGEKLALVDTSHAKFRQLYLELLTGFIDPTQLDYLIISHTEPDHSGLVKDILALAPQVTVIGAKVAIKFLADMVHKPFEHQIVKNGDRLDLGNGHELEFVSAPNLHWPDTIFTYDYKTQVLYTCDAFGMHYCDEPTFDEDLELIEADYEYYYDCLMKPNARSVLAAIKRMSKLELRTIATGHGPLLQYNRTELVDRYQQWSQAQTKTETLVALFYSQDYGYSDYLAREIAHGITRTGVAVELIDWNNTEPQEVREIVSQAAGLVIGMPSQSDREAHTILSTIMAAAHNKQAIALFESGGGEDEPIYPLRNKFQEIGLTEVFPPILVKKSPDRVTNQVCDEAGTDLGQWLTRDRTIKQIKAIDNSLEKALGRISNGLYIITATKGDISSAMVASWVTQASLTPLGIAIAVAKDRAIESFLQIGDRFVLNVLEEDNYQHLIRHFLKRFPPGADRFQGIKTVPANNGSPIIAESLAYIECEVSNRLECSDHWIVYSTVEAGRVAKLDVLTAVHHRKVGNHY; the protein is encoded by the coding sequence ATGGTTGCATTGACAGATATTAACCAAAATAGTAAATCTACTGCCAGACTGACTTTACAAATTACCGAAATTGCACCAGAAACTAATGCCATTCGTTGTTTAGATTGGGATCGCGATCGCTTTGATGTTGAATTTGGCTTACAAAACGGGACTACTTATAATTCTTTTATCATTCAGGGTGAAAAGCTAGCACTAGTAGATACTTCTCACGCCAAGTTTCGTCAGCTTTATCTGGAGTTGTTAACAGGTTTTATCGATCCAACGCAACTGGATTATCTAATTATTAGTCATACCGAACCAGATCACAGTGGTTTAGTTAAAGACATCTTGGCGTTAGCACCCCAGGTTACGGTAATCGGTGCGAAAGTGGCAATTAAATTTTTAGCCGACATGGTGCATAAACCTTTTGAACATCAGATAGTTAAAAATGGCGATCGCTTGGATTTGGGAAATGGACATGAATTAGAATTTGTTTCGGCGCCTAATTTACATTGGCCCGATACGATTTTTACTTACGATTATAAAACTCAAGTTCTTTATACTTGCGATGCTTTTGGGATGCACTATTGCGATGAACCTACTTTTGATGAAGATTTGGAATTAATCGAGGCAGACTATGAATATTACTATGATTGTCTGATGAAACCCAATGCGCGTTCGGTTTTAGCTGCAATTAAACGAATGAGCAAACTAGAATTAAGAACGATCGCCACAGGACATGGCCCTTTACTACAATATAATCGTACCGAACTAGTCGATCGCTATCAACAATGGAGTCAGGCACAAACTAAAACTGAAACTTTGGTTGCCCTGTTTTATTCACAAGACTACGGTTACAGCGATTATCTCGCTAGAGAGATCGCGCATGGAATTACTAGAACAGGTGTGGCTGTAGAATTAATTGACTGGAATAATACCGAACCGCAAGAAGTAAGAGAAATAGTCTCTCAAGCAGCAGGTTTAGTCATCGGGATGCCATCTCAATCAGATCGAGAAGCCCATACTATTCTCAGTACTATAATGGCAGCAGCCCATAATAAACAGGCGATTGCCTTATTTGAATCTGGTGGTGGCGAAGATGAACCAATTTATCCACTGCGGAATAAGTTTCAGGAAATTGGCTTAACTGAAGTCTTTCCGCCAATTTTAGTCAAAAAATCTCCCGATCGGGTTACAAATCAAGTTTGTGATGAAGCTGGTACAGATTTAGGACAGTGGTTAACTCGCGATCGCACTATTAAACAAATTAAAGCAATTGACAATAGTTTAGAAAAAGCCTTGGGCAGAATTAGCAACGGTTTATACATTATCACTGCCACAAAAGGCGATATCTCTAGTGCCATGGTTGCCTCTTGGGTGACACAAGCCAGTTTAACTCCTTTAGGAATTGCGATCGCAGTGGCTAAAGATCGGGCAATTGAATCTTTCTTACAGATTGGCGATCGTTTTGTGTTGAATGTCTTAGAAGAAGACAATTATCAGCATCTAATTAGACATTTTCTCAAACGTTTCCCCCCTGGTGCAGATCGCTTTCAAGGTATCAAAACCGTACCTGCGAATAATGGTTCACCGATTATTGCCGAATCTCTAGCTTATATCGAATGCGAAGTTAGTAATCGCTTGGAATGTAGCGATCACTGGATTGTTTATAGCACTGTAGAAGCTGGTAGAGTAGCCAAACTAGATGTCCTCACTGCTGTTCATCATCGTAAGGTAGGAAATCATTATTAA